Proteins encoded by one window of Bacillus sp. SM2101:
- a CDS encoding cell division protein SepF, with translation MSIMSKFKNFFALEDEYDYVDEQEEYEHDDEIDVSKQPKANQKQNIVSLQSVQKSSKVVLIEPRAYSEVQDIADQLKNRRSVVVNLQRNQHDQAKRIVDFLSGTVYALGGDIQKVGSNIFLCTPDNVDVSGTISELSIDEDSLGQRW, from the coding sequence ATGAGCATAATGTCAAAGTTTAAGAACTTTTTTGCACTTGAAGATGAATATGATTATGTTGATGAGCAAGAAGAATATGAGCATGATGATGAAATAGACGTATCGAAACAGCCAAAAGCTAATCAGAAACAAAATATTGTGAGTTTACAAAGCGTACAAAAATCTTCTAAAGTCGTATTAATTGAACCAAGAGCGTATAGTGAAGTTCAAGATATAGCTGATCAATTAAAAAATAGACGTTCTGTTGTAGTAAATTTACAACGAAACCAGCATGACCAAGCAAAAAGAATTGTTGATTTTTTAAGTGGGACAGTGTATGCTCTCGGTGGGGATATACAAAAGGTAGGATCTAATATTTTTCTATGTACGCCTGACAATGTTGATGTTTCTGGAACAATTTCTGAGTTGTCAATTGATGAAGACTCTTTAGGACAGAGGTGGTAA
- a CDS encoding YggT family protein, protein MELLLSIILFAVDIYFYALFIYILMSWFPNAKETSIGQVLTSICEPYLEPFRKIIPPLGMIDISPIVAILVLRYASYGLQFLFSSFLL, encoded by the coding sequence ATGGAACTATTACTTAGTATTATTTTATTTGCAGTAGATATATATTTTTATGCTCTTTTTATTTACATATTAATGTCTTGGTTTCCAAATGCAAAAGAAACAAGTATCGGTCAAGTTTTAACTTCTATTTGTGAACCTTATTTAGAACCATTTAGAAAAATAATCCCACCTCTTGGTATGATTGATATATCACCAATCGTTGCAATTCTTGTATTGCGGTATGCAAGTTATGGTTTGCAATTTTTATTTAGCTCTTTTTTACTTTAA
- a CDS encoding YggS family pyridoxal phosphate-dependent enzyme, with product MSVEVNLAIIEEKITEASAKVNRDRNDINIIAVTKYVTVERVEEAIQAGITHFGENRDQGFNDKWEQIGAKVTWHFIGTLQTRKVKNIINKVDYIHSLDRLSLAEEIQKRATKPIKCFIQVNTSGEGSKHGMSPDEVLPFIEKIKDFPNVSIVGLMTMAPHTDDVSIIRLCFNKLKELQQQVQALSLAYAPCLDLSMGMSNDYEIAIEEGATYLRIGSSLVGNEQ from the coding sequence TTGTCTGTTGAGGTAAATTTAGCTATTATTGAAGAAAAAATAACCGAAGCGTCTGCAAAAGTTAATCGTGACAGGAATGATATTAATATCATAGCGGTGACGAAATATGTAACTGTTGAACGGGTCGAAGAAGCCATACAAGCAGGAATTACTCATTTTGGTGAGAACAGAGATCAAGGTTTCAACGATAAATGGGAACAAATTGGAGCAAAGGTTACCTGGCATTTTATTGGGACGTTACAAACGAGAAAGGTAAAGAATATTATTAATAAGGTTGACTACATCCATTCTTTAGACAGACTTTCGTTAGCTGAAGAAATTCAAAAGCGCGCTACGAAGCCAATTAAATGTTTCATCCAGGTGAACACTTCAGGCGAGGGCTCAAAACATGGTATGTCTCCCGATGAAGTATTACCATTTATTGAAAAAATAAAAGATTTTCCAAATGTTTCTATCGTAGGACTGATGACAATGGCACCACATACAGATGATGTTTCAATCATTCGTTTGTGCTTTAATAAATTAAAAGAACTTCAACAACAAGTACAAGCTCTTTCCTTAGCATATGCACCTTGTTTAGATCTATCAATGGGTATGTCAAATGATTACGAAATTGCGATCGAAGAAGGGGCAACATATTTACGTATAGGTTCTTCTTTAGTTGGCAATGAGCAGTGA